One part of the Ziziphus jujuba cultivar Dongzao chromosome 2, ASM3175591v1 genome encodes these proteins:
- the LOC107429166 gene encoding uncharacterized protein LOC107429166, translating into MANNGMVPFQIPTLNKNNYDNWSIKIKALLGAQNVWEIVEKGYIESGNEGGLTQNQRENLRDSRKRDKKALYLIYQGLDDDAFEKISKAKSAKEAWEKLQISYKGADPVKKVRLRTVRVEFEMLNIKEGEVISDYFSRVLMVTNQLKRNGEKLNDVKNMKKILRSLDSKFDHIVAIIQETKDLEAMSLEQLLGLLQAYEEKKKKKEGIVEQLFKTRIDATKEETSSYHNDRSQQG; encoded by the coding sequence ATGGCCAATAATGGTATGGTTCCCTTCCAAATTCCAACACTCAACAAGAACAACTATGAtaattggagtatcaagatcaaGGCTTTGCTTGGTGCCCAAAATGTGTGGGAGATAGTGGAGAAAGGCTACATCGAATCAGGGAATGAAGGTGGTCTAACTCAAAACCAAAGAGAAAATTTGAGAGACTCAAGAAAGAGAGACAAGAAAGCTCTCTATCTAATCTATCAAGGATTAGATGATGATGCATTTGAGAAGATCTCGAAAGCCAAATCAGCTAAAGAAGCATGGGAGAAGCTTCAAATCTCCTACAAGGGAGCTGATCCAGTCAAGAAGGTGCGGCTTCGGACCGTGAGAGTTGAGTTTGAAATGCTGAATATAAAGGAAGGAGAAGTCATATCTGATTATTTTTCTAGAGTTTTGATGGTGACCAATCAATTAAAAAGGAAtggtgaaaaattgaatgatgTTAAGAACATGAAGAAAATTCTTAGATCATTAGATTCAAAGTTTGATCATATTGTTGCCATTATCCAAGAAACAAAAGACTTGGAAGCTATGTCATTGGAGCAGCTTTTGGGTTTATTGCAAGCttatgaagaaaagaagaagaagaaggaaggaatAGTGGAACAATTGTTTAAGACCCGAATTGATGCAACTAAAGAGGAAACTAGCAGCTATCACAATGATCGAAGCCAACAAGGATGA
- the LOC107429164 gene encoding putative disease resistance protein At3g14460: MAQDLLQPQETKTPEEVGEEHFKDLISRSFILTNQYGLFTMHDLVNDLAKFVSGQSYLRLDNHFSSVIVSKTHHFSYKGRKSHNSKKNLDWGKNKVLRTLLVLDKYYEVREKYLMHPEELQSLQYLRVLSADAYYFNEGHLIMKITLLLNGCTVFIGLPNSIGNLKHLSYMNLTSSSIEKVPESLCKDNGSNIKELGKLQNLHGHLGIRGLENVINVEDVSKANVKDKKCLTSLRLKWSGYTDDPLKARELTSLEGLIIRRFEMVEKIGNEFYSDSDGDGSSSFVITKPFQSLKKLRFSNMVEWREWSLVEVESAVFSNVKEVFLSDCPKLKEVCLPNNLPSLEALQIWESDHLVASLSMCQYPSLGLLKIHSCLKMKTFPKERLPSNIHTIQIDQCNELVSLSKEGWPLNLKSLEIRYCKKLFVHTNSMKWNLGMLTSLTTLQLSSVGEVVDTFPVEEG; the protein is encoded by the exons ATGGCACAAGATCTTCTACAACCACAGGAAACTAAAACACCAGAAGAAGTTGGAGAGGAACATTTTAAGGATCTAATTTCAAGATCATTCATTCTTACCAATCAATATGGCTTATTTACTATGCATGATCTTGTAAATGATTTAGCAAAATTTGTCTCAGGACAATCCTATTTAAGATTAGATAACCATTTCTCAAGTGTCATTGTAAGTAAGACTCATCATTTCTCCTATAAAGGACGTAAATCCcataatagcaaaaaaaatttggattgGGGTAAAAATAAGGTGTTGCGCACTCTTCTAGTATTGGATAAATATTACGAAGTTAgagaaaaatacttgatgcatccTGAAGAGTTGCAATCATTGCAATACCTAAGAGTGCTTTCTGCAGATGCATATTACTTCAATGAAGGTCATCTCATCATGAAGATA ACTCTACTATTGAATGGCTGTACTGTGTTTATTGGGTTGCCTAATTCAATTGGAAATTTGAAACATCTAAGCTACATGAATTTGACTTCTTCTTCTATTGAAAAGGTACCTGAATCATTAT GTAAAGACAATGGATCTAATATTAAAGAATTAGGTAAGCTTCAAAATCTGCACGGTCATCTTGGTATTAGAGGACTTGAGAATGTAATAAATGTTGAAGATGTTTCAAAAGCCAATGTGAAGGATAAGAAATGTCTCACTAGTCTGAGATTAAAATGGAGCGGTTATACTGATGATCCACTTAAAGCACGCGAG TTAACTTCCTTGGAAGGCCTCATAATTCGTAGATTTGAGATGGTGGAGAAGATTGGCAATGAATTTTACAGCGATAGTGATGGTGATGGTTCTTCCTCTTTTGTGATCACTAAGCCATTCCAATCCTTAAAAAAGTTAAGATTTTCAAATATGGTAGAGTGGAGGGAGTGGTCATTGGTGGAAGTGGAAAGTGCTGTTTTTTCAAATGTTAAGGAGGTTTTTTTGTCGGATTGTCCGAAGCTAAAAGAAGTATGCTTACCGAATAATCTTCCATCGTTGGAAGCTCTTCAAATATGGGAAAGTGATCACTTGGTTGCCTCACTCTCAATGTGTCAATATCCGTCACTGGGTTTGCTTAAAATACATTCATGTCTAAAGATGAAGACATTTCCGAAAGAAAGATTGCCCTCCAATATTCATACCATTCAAATTGACCAATGTAATGAATTGGTTTCGCTATCAAAAGAGGGATggcctttaaatttaaaatcacttGAAATTAGATACTGTAAAAAGCTATTCGTGCATACCAACAGCATGAAGTGGAATCTAGGAATGCTTACATCTCTGACAACCTTACAACTCTCGTCGGTAGGTGAAGTGGTGGATACATTTCCAGTGGAGGAAGGATAG